From a region of the Kaistia sp. 32K genome:
- the rsmD gene encoding 16S rRNA (guanine(966)-N(2))-methyltransferase RsmD: MRIVAGEFRGRALAAPRTQTIRPTADRLRESLFNVLAHAYDDIVVDARVLDLFAGTGALGLEAVSRGARYAIFVEEGVEARGLIRDNIEAFGLTGRTKLLRRDATKLGPAGTVEPFQLVFADPPYGRGLGELALRSAVEGNWLAPGALVVLEEEAKAEIGEIPRLERLETRQAGDSQLVFLKFNV; this comes from the coding sequence GTGCGGATCGTCGCCGGTGAGTTTCGTGGCCGCGCGCTCGCGGCACCGCGCACGCAGACGATCCGGCCGACCGCCGACCGGCTGCGTGAAAGCCTCTTCAACGTGCTGGCGCATGCCTATGACGACATCGTCGTCGATGCGCGCGTGCTCGATCTCTTCGCCGGCACCGGCGCGCTCGGCCTCGAGGCGGTGTCGCGCGGCGCGCGCTACGCGATCTTCGTTGAAGAGGGCGTCGAGGCGCGCGGCCTGATCCGCGACAATATCGAGGCGTTCGGGCTGACGGGGCGGACGAAGCTGCTGCGTCGCGACGCCACCAAGCTCGGCCCGGCCGGCACCGTCGAGCCGTTCCAGCTCGTCTTCGCCGACCCGCCCTATGGGCGCGGCCTCGGCGAGCTGGCGCTGCGGTCGGCGGTCGAGGGCAACTGGCTCGCGCCCGGCGCGCTCGTCGTGCTGGAGGAAGAGGCGAAGGCCGAAATCGGCGAGATTCCGCGCCTCGAGCGGCTGGAGACGCGGCAGGCCGGCGACAGTCAGCTGGTCTTTCTAAAATTTAATGTTTGA
- a CDS encoding pitrilysin family protein, translating into MAAPSFAESKAPVPAQTEAGKLPRIAPDASTFRLANGLDVVVIPDHRAPIVTHMMWYKIGAADDPHGKSGIAHFLEHLMFKGTKAHPAGEFSAKVSEVGGVENAFTTADATSYYQTVAKDQLGMVMGFEADRMQGLQLTDPVVLPERDVILEERRMRTDNNPGAQLSEAMDAALFQNHPYGIPIIGWAHEMAGLTREDAVGQYERYYTPNNAILVVAGDVTADEVKKLAEETYGKLPRRAEPAPRNRPKEPEPLTERNVVLRDQRVSQPSWTQVYLAPSYTSGQRGEAEALDILADVIGSGATSRLYRSLVVEQGLASSAGAYFSGDGLDYGKLGFYATPRGDVSLDKVSAAVDAVLAEVRAHGITAEELALAKKRTRAATIYSQDNQAMLARIFGSAMINGQSLEDVQDWTRRVDAVTLADVAKVAEKYLDKRRSVAGSLLPAPADGRS; encoded by the coding sequence ATGGCAGCTCCTTCCTTCGCCGAGAGCAAGGCGCCCGTTCCGGCGCAGACCGAAGCCGGCAAATTGCCGCGCATCGCGCCTGACGCCAGCACGTTCCGGCTCGCCAACGGGCTCGACGTCGTGGTGATCCCCGATCATCGCGCCCCGATCGTCACCCACATGATGTGGTACAAGATCGGCGCCGCCGACGACCCGCACGGCAAGTCCGGCATCGCGCATTTTCTTGAGCATCTGATGTTCAAGGGCACGAAGGCGCATCCGGCCGGCGAGTTCTCGGCCAAGGTGTCGGAAGTCGGCGGCGTCGAGAACGCCTTCACCACCGCCGACGCGACCTCCTATTACCAGACCGTCGCCAAGGATCAGCTCGGCATGGTGATGGGCTTCGAGGCCGATCGCATGCAGGGCCTGCAGCTGACCGATCCGGTCGTGCTGCCGGAGCGCGACGTCATCCTCGAGGAGCGGCGGATGCGCACGGACAACAATCCGGGCGCGCAGCTCTCCGAGGCGATGGACGCGGCGCTGTTCCAGAATCACCCCTACGGCATTCCGATCATCGGCTGGGCGCATGAGATGGCCGGGCTGACGCGCGAGGACGCCGTCGGCCAGTACGAGCGCTACTACACGCCGAACAACGCCATCCTCGTCGTTGCGGGCGACGTCACGGCGGACGAGGTGAAGAAGCTCGCCGAGGAGACCTATGGCAAGCTGCCGCGCCGGGCCGAGCCCGCGCCGCGCAACCGGCCGAAGGAGCCCGAGCCGCTGACCGAGCGCAACGTCGTGCTGCGGGACCAGCGGGTCAGCCAGCCGTCCTGGACCCAGGTCTATCTGGCGCCGTCTTACACATCGGGCCAGCGCGGCGAAGCCGAGGCGCTCGACATCCTCGCCGACGTCATCGGCAGTGGCGCCACGAGCCGCCTCTATCGCAGCCTCGTCGTGGAGCAGGGCCTGGCGAGCAGCGCCGGCGCCTATTTCTCCGGCGACGGCCTCGACTACGGCAAGCTCGGCTTCTACGCGACGCCGCGCGGCGATGTCTCGCTCGACAAGGTGAGCGCGGCTGTCGACGCCGTCCTCGCCGAGGTCCGCGCACACGGCATCACGGCGGAAGAGCTGGCTCTGGCCAAGAAGCGGACCCGCGCCGCGACAATCTACAGCCAGGACAACCAGGCGATGCTTGCCCGCATCTTCGGCTCGGCCATGATCAACGGCCAGTCGCTGGAGGACGTGCAGGACTGGACCCGCCGGGTCGACGCCGTCACGCTCGCCGACGTCGCCAAGGTGGCGGAGAAGTATCTCGACAAGCGCCGCTCGGTCGCGGGGTCCCTTTTGCCTGCGCCGGCCGATGGCCGCAGCTAA
- a CDS encoding M16 family metallopeptidase — protein MMANLFSRASLAFVGLVLLAPVSQAMEIQRVVSPGGVEAWLVEDYAVPIIAVNFAFSGGTAQDPAAKPGVANMLSGLLDEGAGDIDSKAFQAKLDDLSISLSFDAGRDEFFGTLKTLEENKAAAFDLLALAVQKPRFDAEPVERIRSQITIGINEAKKQPESVAGDAMRAAAYPGHPYGQPGDGTIESVTAITAADLRAYHDKTFARDNLKVVVVGAIDAKGVSTMLDEVFGPLPAKADLAKIADVEPKGGNIDIDMPNPQTVIRFGGPGPARSAPDFMASFVANHILGGGTFSSRLYEEVRERRGLAYSVGTMLMPSRHSAVIVGSTATRADRAGETVDLIKSEMARLAKDGPTEDELAKAKSFLTGSYALRFDSSSKIARQLLGIALEDLGIDYVEKRNALVEAVTLEDVKQASQKMFSTGTNLVVRVGPHES, from the coding sequence ATGATGGCCAATCTGTTTTCGCGAGCGAGCCTCGCGTTCGTCGGTCTCGTCCTGCTCGCCCCGGTGAGCCAGGCGATGGAGATCCAGCGCGTCGTCAGTCCCGGCGGCGTCGAGGCGTGGCTGGTCGAGGACTATGCCGTTCCGATCATCGCCGTGAACTTCGCCTTCTCGGGCGGCACGGCCCAGGATCCGGCGGCGAAGCCCGGCGTCGCCAACATGCTCTCCGGCCTTCTCGACGAGGGCGCCGGCGACATCGACAGCAAGGCCTTCCAGGCCAAGCTCGACGATCTCTCGATCAGCCTGTCCTTCGACGCGGGCCGCGACGAGTTCTTCGGCACGCTGAAGACGCTGGAGGAGAACAAGGCCGCGGCGTTCGACCTGCTGGCGCTCGCCGTGCAGAAACCGCGCTTCGACGCCGAACCGGTGGAGCGCATCCGCTCGCAGATCACCATCGGCATCAACGAGGCCAAGAAGCAGCCCGAATCGGTTGCCGGCGACGCCATGCGTGCGGCCGCCTATCCGGGTCATCCCTATGGCCAGCCGGGCGACGGCACGATCGAAAGCGTCACGGCGATCACCGCCGCCGACCTCCGCGCCTATCACGACAAGACCTTCGCCCGCGACAATCTGAAGGTCGTCGTCGTCGGCGCCATCGACGCCAAGGGTGTCTCGACGATGCTCGACGAGGTGTTCGGCCCGCTGCCGGCCAAGGCCGACCTCGCCAAGATCGCCGACGTCGAGCCGAAGGGCGGCAATATCGACATCGACATGCCGAACCCGCAGACCGTGATCCGCTTCGGCGGTCCCGGACCGGCGCGCTCCGCCCCCGACTTCATGGCGTCGTTCGTCGCCAACCACATTCTCGGCGGCGGCACCTTCTCGTCCCGTCTGTACGAGGAAGTGCGCGAGCGCCGGGGCCTCGCCTATTCGGTCGGCACCATGCTGATGCCGTCGCGCCATTCGGCCGTCATCGTCGGCAGCACGGCGACGCGCGCCGACCGCGCCGGCGAGACCGTCGACCTGATCAAGAGCGAGATGGCCCGCCTCGCCAAGGACGGCCCGACGGAAGACGAACTCGCCAAGGCGAAGAGCTTCCTGACCGGCTCCTATGCGCTGCGCTTCGATTCCTCCTCCAAGATCGCCCGGCAGCTGCTCGGCATCGCGCTGGAGGATCTCGGCATCGACTATGTCGAGAAGCGCAACGCGCTGGTCGAGGCGGTGACGCTCGAGGACGTGAAGCAGGCGTCGCAGAAGATGTTCTCGACCGGCACCAACCTCGTCGTCCGCGTCGGCCCGCACGAGAGCTGA
- a CDS encoding monovalent cation:proton antiporter-2 (CPA2) family protein: MAVDTQGTDLVQLVALLGAAVIAVPISKRLGLGTVLGYLAAGLVIGPYGLRLFTDPQAILHVAELGVVLFLFIIGLEMRPSRLWSLRGEIFGLGVAQVAACGALLTGLGVVAGFDPAVAFIAGMGFVLSSTAIVMQILEERGDTATPAGQRVISILLLEDLAIVPLLAIVALLGAHGAVEPDQSRWLSIAIAIGSLAALIAAGRWLLNPMFRILANVQAREVMTAAALLVVLGAALAMQIGGLSMAMGAFLAGVLLSESSFRHQLEADIEPFRGILLGLFFLSVGMSLDLGVIARDWRLIAFGVVAYMLLKGLGIYVVARLLKADHAEALTRAALLAQGGEFAFVLYAAATNAGIFSRDVNAMLTATVIISMALTPLGVLALKWILPPPKPEELEEDFDGAGGRVLMIGFGRFGQISAQFLLAEGVDVTAIDSDAEMIRAASRFGFKVYFGDGTRLDVLRAAGIERSQIVAICTNGPEVTDRIVELIQSEFPFVQLYVRSYDRRHTLRLLNKGVNYQIRETLESAFSFGGATLAGLGIEDERIAEIEDNLRARDADRLANQQLGGLMTAGRDIRAQTVQPEPLTVPRREAKSLNKQTAPATSDSED, from the coding sequence ATGGCGGTCGATACCCAGGGAACCGATCTCGTCCAGCTGGTGGCGCTCCTGGGCGCCGCCGTCATTGCCGTGCCGATCTCCAAGCGGCTGGGGCTCGGCACCGTGCTCGGCTATCTCGCCGCCGGCCTGGTCATCGGCCCCTACGGGCTCCGCCTGTTCACCGACCCGCAGGCGATCCTGCATGTCGCGGAACTGGGCGTGGTGCTTTTCCTGTTCATCATCGGACTGGAGATGCGCCCGTCGCGGCTCTGGAGCCTGCGCGGCGAGATCTTCGGCCTCGGCGTGGCGCAGGTCGCCGCCTGCGGCGCGCTCCTGACCGGGCTCGGCGTCGTCGCCGGCTTCGATCCGGCGGTCGCCTTCATCGCCGGCATGGGCTTCGTGCTCTCCTCCACCGCCATCGTCATGCAGATCCTCGAAGAGCGCGGCGATACGGCGACCCCGGCCGGCCAGCGGGTGATCTCGATCCTGCTGCTCGAAGACCTCGCCATCGTGCCACTACTGGCGATCGTCGCCCTCCTCGGCGCGCATGGCGCCGTCGAGCCGGACCAGTCGCGCTGGCTGTCGATCGCCATCGCCATCGGCTCGCTCGCGGCCCTGATCGCCGCCGGGCGCTGGCTGCTCAACCCCATGTTCCGCATCCTCGCCAATGTGCAGGCGCGCGAGGTGATGACGGCGGCGGCGCTGCTCGTCGTGCTCGGCGCGGCGCTCGCCATGCAGATCGGCGGCCTGTCGATGGCGATGGGCGCCTTCCTCGCCGGCGTGCTCCTGTCGGAATCGAGCTTCCGCCACCAGCTCGAGGCCGATATCGAGCCGTTCCGCGGCATCCTGCTCGGCCTGTTCTTCCTGAGCGTCGGCATGTCGCTCGATCTCGGCGTGATCGCGCGCGACTGGCGGCTGATCGCCTTCGGCGTCGTCGCCTACATGCTCCTGAAGGGGCTCGGCATCTATGTCGTCGCCCGCCTGCTCAAGGCCGATCACGCCGAGGCGCTGACGCGGGCGGCGCTGCTCGCGCAAGGCGGCGAGTTCGCCTTCGTGCTCTATGCCGCCGCCACCAATGCCGGCATCTTCAGCCGCGACGTCAATGCCATGCTCACGGCGACGGTCATCATCTCCATGGCGCTGACGCCGCTCGGCGTGCTGGCGCTGAAATGGATCCTGCCGCCGCCGAAGCCGGAAGAGCTGGAGGAGGATTTTGACGGCGCCGGCGGCCGCGTCCTGATGATCGGCTTCGGCCGCTTCGGCCAGATCTCGGCGCAGTTCCTGCTCGCCGAGGGCGTCGACGTGACGGCGATCGATTCCGACGCCGAGATGATCCGGGCCGCCTCGCGCTTCGGCTTCAAGGTCTATTTCGGCGACGGAACCCGGCTCGACGTGCTGCGCGCCGCCGGCATCGAGCGCTCGCAGATCGTCGCCATCTGCACCAACGGGCCCGAAGTGACCGACCGCATCGTCGAGCTGATCCAGTCGGAATTCCCCTTCGTGCAGCTCTATGTCCGCTCCTACGACCGCCGCCATACGCTGCGGCTGCTCAACAAGGGCGTGAACTACCAGATCCGCGAGACGCTGGAATCCGCCTTCAGCTTCGGCGGCGCGACGCTGGCCGGCCTCGGCATCGAGGACGAGCGCATTGCCGAGATCGAGGACAATCTGCGCGCCCGCGACGCCGACCGGCTCGCCAACCAGCAGCTCGGCGGCCTGATGACGGCCGGCCGCGACATCCGCGCCCAGACCGTGCAGCCGGAACCGCTGACGGTCCCGCGCCGCGAGGCAAAGTCGCTCAACAAGCAGACCGCGCCGGCGACGTCGGATTCGGAGGACTGA
- a CDS encoding TldD/PmbA family protein, which yields MTALPDQTRLVETAAQLVEAAKRAGADAADAVAFRRIGLSVDIRNGAVEETGRSEGDELALRVFIGSRHASVSTNGLSPAAELAERAVAMAKVAPEDRFAGLAPSDRLARSFPELDLLDPAVPSVEALIERATRAEGAVLAVPGVSKSGGTSAGWSLSGAVLVTSHGFTGSYLGSRHSVSATAIAGEGTGMERDYDSVGKIHAGDLPDPAEIGRSAAERAVRRLNPTQMPTGQATVVYDPRVAVSLLGHLAGAVNGGAIARKSSFLQKALGEAIFAPGIRITDDPHRIRGLASRPFDGEGVASEPFDLIADGVLQRWFLDSATARELGLETNGRAVGGGSNPHPSATNLTLLPGDKTPEALIAEIGEGLYVTELIGHGANGVTGDYSRGASGYRIRGGKLAEAVSEITIAGNMRDMFRRLIPASDLDYRYAFNAPTVAIEGMMIAGR from the coding sequence ATGACCGCCCTGCCTGACCAGACCCGCCTCGTCGAAACCGCCGCCCAGCTTGTCGAAGCCGCGAAGCGGGCCGGCGCCGACGCCGCCGATGCCGTCGCCTTCCGCCGGATCGGCCTTTCCGTCGATATCCGCAACGGCGCGGTCGAGGAAACCGGGCGTTCGGAGGGCGATGAACTGGCGCTGCGCGTCTTCATCGGCAGCCGCCACGCCAGCGTCTCGACCAACGGCCTGTCGCCGGCGGCCGAGCTTGCCGAGCGGGCCGTCGCCATGGCGAAGGTCGCGCCGGAGGATCGCTTCGCCGGCCTCGCGCCGTCCGATCGGCTCGCCCGCTCCTTTCCCGAGCTCGACCTGCTCGATCCGGCCGTTCCCTCCGTCGAGGCGCTGATCGAGCGCGCGACGCGGGCCGAAGGCGCGGTGCTCGCCGTGCCCGGCGTCTCGAAGTCGGGCGGCACCTCGGCCGGCTGGTCGCTCTCCGGCGCCGTGCTGGTGACGTCGCACGGCTTCACCGGCTCCTATCTCGGCTCGCGCCACAGCGTCTCGGCCACGGCGATCGCCGGCGAGGGCACGGGCATGGAGCGCGACTATGACAGCGTCGGCAAGATCCATGCGGGCGACCTGCCGGATCCGGCCGAGATCGGCCGCAGTGCCGCCGAGCGCGCCGTCCGCCGTCTGAACCCGACCCAGATGCCGACCGGCCAGGCTACCGTCGTCTACGATCCGCGCGTCGCCGTCAGCCTGCTCGGCCATCTCGCCGGCGCGGTCAATGGCGGCGCCATCGCCCGCAAGTCGAGCTTCCTGCAGAAGGCGCTCGGCGAGGCTATCTTCGCGCCGGGCATCCGCATCACCGACGATCCGCACCGCATCCGCGGCCTCGCCTCGCGCCCGTTCGACGGCGAGGGCGTGGCGTCGGAGCCGTTCGACCTGATCGCCGACGGCGTGCTGCAGCGCTGGTTCCTCGACAGCGCCACGGCGCGCGAGCTGGGGCTGGAGACCAACGGCCGCGCGGTTGGCGGCGGCAGCAACCCGCATCCGAGCGCCACCAATTTGACGCTGCTGCCGGGCGACAAGACGCCGGAGGCGCTGATCGCCGAGATCGGCGAGGGCCTCTACGTCACCGAGCTGATCGGCCACGGCGCCAATGGCGTGACGGGCGACTACAGCCGCGGCGCCAGCGGCTATCGCATTCGTGGCGGCAAGCTCGCCGAGGCGGTGAGCGAGATCACCATCGCCGGCAATATGCGCGACATGTTCCGCCGCCTGATCCCCGCCAGCGACCTCGACTATCGCTACGCCTTCAACGCGCCGACCGTGGCGATCGAGGGCATGATGATTGCCGGACGTTGA
- a CDS encoding 3'(2'),5'-bisphosphate nucleotidase CysQ: MSDRDADLALIVAAAREAGRIALGYFKRDPKVWIKGASSPVSEADLAADHYLRTTLTAARPDYGWLSEESVDTPDRLSRHRVFVVDPIDGTRGFIDGHPDWCVSVAVVEADAPVAAALYAPVRDELFEGVAGQGARLNGERLSVSGRATLEGARIAGPARHLRAMAAHGMDANERRFTPSLAYRFALVAAGRVDVATARPGAYDWDLAAVDLLVHEAGGTLRDLEGARLRFNGAEPRHPALIASTPALAAATETIIAEAEADHPASGPAAR, translated from the coding sequence GTGTCGGACAGGGATGCGGATCTCGCGCTGATCGTCGCGGCGGCGCGCGAGGCCGGGCGCATCGCGCTCGGCTATTTCAAGCGCGATCCGAAGGTGTGGATCAAGGGCGCCAGCTCGCCGGTGAGCGAGGCCGATCTCGCCGCCGACCATTATCTGCGCACGACGCTGACGGCGGCGCGGCCGGATTATGGCTGGCTCTCCGAGGAAAGCGTCGACACGCCGGACCGGCTGTCGCGACACCGCGTCTTCGTCGTCGATCCGATCGACGGCACGCGCGGCTTCATCGACGGTCATCCCGACTGGTGCGTCTCGGTCGCGGTGGTGGAAGCGGATGCGCCGGTCGCGGCCGCCCTCTATGCGCCGGTGCGCGACGAGCTGTTCGAGGGCGTCGCGGGGCAGGGGGCGCGGCTGAACGGCGAGCGGCTTTCCGTCAGCGGCCGCGCGACGCTCGAAGGCGCCCGCATCGCCGGGCCGGCGCGGCATCTGCGGGCGATGGCGGCGCATGGCATGGACGCCAACGAGCGCCGCTTCACCCCGTCGCTCGCCTATCGTTTCGCGCTGGTCGCGGCCGGCCGTGTGGATGTCGCGACGGCACGTCCCGGCGCCTATGATTGGGACCTTGCGGCAGTGGACCTTTTGGTGCACGAAGCTGGCGGAACGCTGCGCGACCTCGAAGGCGCGCGGCTCCGTTTCAATGGCGCGGAGCCGCGCCATCCGGCCCTGATTGCCTCGACGCCTGCGCTCGCCGCGGCGACGGAGACCATCATCGCGGAGGCCGAGGCCGATCATCCGGCCTCGGGGCCCGCCGCGCGCTAG
- a CDS encoding DUF4170 domain-containing protein produces the protein MPGTDKQLLHLVFGGELSSVGAMEFADLSKLDIVGIYPNYKTAYDAWKQAAQGSVDSAQTRYFIVHLHRLLEPDATAG, from the coding sequence ATGCCCGGTACGGACAAGCAGCTGCTGCATCTGGTCTTTGGCGGTGAATTGAGCTCGGTCGGAGCGATGGAATTCGCCGATCTGTCGAAGCTCGACATCGTCGGCATCTATCCGAACTACAAGACCGCCTATGACGCCTGGAAGCAGGCGGCGCAGGGCTCGGTCGACAGCGCCCAGACGCGCTATTTCATCGTGCATCTGCACAGGCTGCTCGAGCCCGACGCAACAGCGGGCTGA
- a CDS encoding lysophospholipid acyltransferase family protein, with product MTRLAGRSAAAYLRFVRRTSTLEFEPSEPYEYFGHLLPGIVAMWHGQHLMVPFIRREGHDVRVMISRHRDGEINAIAAESLGLGTVRASAARSASRVIEKGGLRGFLEMKAALAQGATVAMTADLSNQRSRRAGPGIVMLARASGRPIVPVAVATSRHFVIRNWDRTTVNLPFSKGICVFGSPIYVPDDADDELVEQKRQELESELNRVTERAYQRVGKPNV from the coding sequence GTGACCCGGCTCGCCGGCCGCTCGGCGGCGGCGTATCTGCGTTTCGTGCGCCGCACCAGCACGCTCGAATTCGAGCCGAGCGAACCCTACGAATATTTCGGCCACCTGCTGCCGGGCATCGTCGCCATGTGGCACGGCCAGCACCTGATGGTGCCGTTCATCCGCCGCGAGGGCCATGATGTCCGCGTCATGATCTCGCGCCATCGCGACGGCGAGATCAACGCGATCGCCGCCGAGAGCCTCGGCCTCGGCACGGTGCGCGCCTCCGCCGCGCGCTCGGCCTCGCGCGTCATCGAGAAGGGCGGCCTGCGCGGCTTCCTCGAGATGAAGGCGGCGCTGGCGCAGGGCGCCACCGTCGCGATGACGGCCGATCTCTCCAACCAGCGATCGCGCCGCGCCGGCCCCGGCATCGTCATGCTGGCGCGCGCTTCCGGCCGGCCGATCGTGCCGGTCGCCGTCGCCACCAGCCGGCATTTCGTCATCCGCAACTGGGACCGCACGACGGTGAACCTGCCCTTCAGCAAGGGCATCTGCGTGTTCGGCTCGCCGATCTACGTGCCGGACGACGCCGACGACGAGCTGGTGGAGCAGAAGCGGCAGGAGCTCGAGAGCGAGCTCAACCGCGTGACCGAACGGGCCTATCAGCGCGTCGGCAAACCGAATGTCTGA
- a CDS encoding 3-deoxy-D-manno-octulosonic acid transferase: MSERPGPALTAYRLAGHLARPLVPLLLAYRTRRGKEDRARRGERYGRAGVARPAGPLVWIHAASVGETNAVLPLVRRIVEEGVNVLFTTITVTSAAEAARRLPKGALHQYAPLDIAPFIDRFLDHWKPDLALSVESEIWPATMGRLVKRGIPHVFVNARMSERSFARWQKLANGRDNLFGSVTMSLAQSEGDGKRLAALGIRDVRVTGNLKFDVPPPHAAPDMVERFQRQVDGRSVFVAASTHEGEEEVIAAAHKVLRHRRPDLLTIIVPRHPVRGAAIREQLAARGLVVAQRSLDEPITAETDIYLADTLGELGIFYRVAPIAFIGGTLVPVGGHNPIEAVQLDVAILHGPHVHNAAEIYAALDRSGRAEVIRSSEQLAKVLDDLFADPTAMRRRATKAAEALTPFTGALDATMRALVPHLEPLAISARLQDRGHAPGDGGTPR, encoded by the coding sequence ATGTCTGAGCGCCCGGGGCCGGCCCTGACCGCCTATCGTCTTGCCGGCCACCTGGCGCGCCCTCTGGTGCCGCTGCTGCTTGCCTACCGGACGCGCCGGGGCAAGGAAGACCGCGCCCGGCGCGGCGAACGCTATGGCCGGGCCGGCGTCGCCCGACCGGCCGGGCCGCTGGTCTGGATCCATGCGGCGAGCGTCGGCGAGACCAACGCCGTGCTGCCGCTCGTCCGCCGCATCGTCGAGGAGGGGGTCAACGTCCTCTTCACCACCATCACGGTGACGAGTGCCGCCGAGGCGGCGCGGCGACTGCCCAAGGGCGCGCTGCACCAGTATGCGCCGCTCGACATCGCCCCCTTCATCGACCGCTTCCTCGACCACTGGAAGCCGGACCTCGCGCTCTCGGTCGAATCGGAGATCTGGCCAGCCACCATGGGCCGGCTGGTGAAGCGCGGCATCCCGCATGTCTTCGTCAATGCGCGCATGTCGGAGCGCTCCTTCGCGCGCTGGCAGAAGCTCGCCAATGGTCGCGACAATCTGTTCGGCAGCGTGACGATGTCGCTGGCGCAGAGCGAGGGCGACGGCAAGCGCCTGGCCGCGCTCGGCATCCGCGATGTCCGCGTCACCGGCAATCTGAAATTCGACGTGCCGCCGCCGCATGCGGCGCCCGACATGGTCGAGCGCTTCCAGCGCCAGGTCGACGGCCGCTCGGTGTTCGTCGCCGCTTCGACGCATGAGGGGGAGGAAGAAGTGATCGCCGCGGCGCACAAGGTGCTGCGCCATCGCCGGCCGGATCTCCTCACCATTATCGTGCCGCGCCATCCCGTGCGCGGCGCCGCGATCCGCGAGCAGCTCGCGGCCCGGGGCCTCGTCGTGGCGCAGCGCAGCCTCGACGAGCCGATCACGGCCGAGACCGACATCTACTTGGCCGACACGCTCGGCGAACTCGGCATCTTCTACCGGGTTGCGCCGATCGCCTTCATCGGCGGCACGCTGGTGCCGGTCGGCGGCCACAATCCGATCGAGGCGGTACAGCTCGACGTCGCCATCCTGCATGGCCCGCATGTGCACAACGCCGCCGAGATCTACGCCGCCCTCGACCGCAGCGGCCGCGCCGAGGTGATCCGCAGCTCGGAGCAGCTCGCCAAGGTGCTCGACGATCTCTTCGCCGATCCGACCGCGATGCGCCGCCGCGCCACCAAGGCGGCCGAGGCGCTGACGCCCTTCACCGGCGCCCTCGACGCGACGATGCGGGCGCTGGTGCCACATCTGGAGCCGCTGGCGATCTCAGCGCGGCTGCAGGACCGGGGCCACGCCCCCGGCGACGGAGGGACGCCCCGGTGA
- the lpxK gene encoding tetraacyldisaccharide 4'-kinase, with translation MISAPRFWSLQRLSVPSLLLAPVAALYGHVAGRRMRRAPKSTAPVPVICVGNYVVGGAGKTPTALTLARIARAQGLKPGFLTRGYGGRARTPLLVDLAMHGAAEVGDEALLLAVAGPVVVSPDRPAGLPLLADAGVDLIIMDDGFQNPSLRKDLSLIVVDGTAGIGNGRVFPAGPLRAPLRAQIVRTDAMIVVGEGKPGDRMVRRVSRAGRAVLRAKLEPAALRVWGPRPYLAFAGIGRPEKFFNTLDRAGVPLSDVKGFPDHHVYTAEDARKLLARADAEGLDLVTTSKDHARLARATGDLARLRERTRVFDVEMKFENEAQVAGLIADIVRRAPTR, from the coding sequence GTGATCTCGGCGCCGCGCTTCTGGTCGCTTCAGCGCCTTTCGGTTCCGTCGCTGCTGCTGGCGCCGGTCGCGGCGCTCTACGGCCATGTCGCCGGCCGTCGAATGCGCCGCGCGCCGAAGTCGACCGCCCCGGTGCCGGTGATCTGCGTCGGCAATTACGTCGTCGGCGGCGCCGGCAAGACGCCGACGGCGCTGACGCTGGCGCGGATCGCCAGGGCGCAGGGGCTGAAGCCCGGTTTCCTGACGCGCGGCTATGGCGGCCGGGCGCGAACGCCACTTCTCGTCGATCTGGCGATGCATGGCGCGGCCGAGGTCGGCGACGAAGCGCTGCTGCTCGCCGTCGCCGGCCCGGTCGTGGTTTCGCCCGACCGTCCGGCCGGCCTGCCGCTGCTTGCCGATGCCGGCGTCGACCTCATCATCATGGATGACGGCTTCCAGAACCCGTCGCTGCGCAAGGACCTTTCGCTGATCGTCGTCGACGGGACGGCGGGCATCGGCAATGGCCGGGTGTTTCCGGCGGGACCGCTGCGGGCGCCGCTCCGCGCCCAGATCGTCCGCACCGACGCGATGATCGTGGTCGGCGAGGGCAAGCCCGGCGACAGGATGGTGCGCCGGGTCTCGCGCGCCGGCCGCGCGGTGCTGCGGGCGAAGCTGGAGCCGGCGGCGCTGCGCGTCTGGGGGCCGCGTCCCTATCTCGCCTTCGCCGGCATCGGCCGGCCGGAGAAATTCTTCAACACGCTCGACCGCGCCGGCGTGCCGCTCAGCGACGTCAAGGGTTTCCCCGATCACCACGTCTACACGGCCGAGGACGCCCGCAAGCTTCTCGCCCGCGCCGACGCGGAGGGCCTCGATCTCGTCACCACGAGCAAGGACCATGCGCGCCTCGCCCGGGCGACCGGCGACCTCGCAAGGCTGCGCGAGCGCACCCGGGTGTTCGACGTCGAGATGAAGTTCGAGAACGAGGCGCAGGTCGCCGGCCTGATCGCCGACATCGTCCGCCGGGCGCCGACACGGTAG
- a CDS encoding DUF2093 domain-containing protein, whose product MNRIEPAGRGGEARIRFLDGDYQILSPGAFVRCAVTGVPIPLDELKYWNVAHQEAYVDPATCLARHKQLGLTWS is encoded by the coding sequence ATGAACCGTATAGAACCAGCCGGGCGCGGCGGCGAAGCGCGCATTCGTTTTCTTGATGGCGACTACCAGATCCTGTCGCCGGGCGCCTTCGTGCGCTGCGCCGTGACGGGCGTTCCCATTCCGCTCGACGAACTCAAATACTGGAACGTCGCGCACCAGGAAGCCTATGTCGACCCGGCGACCTGCCTCGCCCGTCACAAGCAGCTCGGCCTGACCTGGAGCTGA